A genomic segment from Nicotiana tabacum cultivar K326 chromosome 7, ASM71507v2, whole genome shotgun sequence encodes:
- the LOC107802238 gene encoding uncharacterized protein LOC107802238 translates to MAATSAPSDYSQQTLFKIPKQASTVKQQHSSKSSCSNIFLKSLIVMLVLVVIPLFPSQAPDFITQSIVTQFWELFHLLFIGIAVCYGLFCKRSSTKIYTETHSRFESSDVYAASGISNVASIFDNGLENFCGSDEKRVIPNWDSQFLHYQGRGQERFELVEGEKVRSFLGENGAQNFCGSDVPNWDSQFLNYEYGGQERSNLDEGEKSRSFSDVDGVESTGGLNEKEVSQVWNSQYFVGESMVVVANRNYGIEKVGHIDHKPLGLPVRSLRNRLVNAGNPEFIHENTVNSGGSSGSIGYEVRGEKIRGMAPINLGRKFEEASGPRQISWRSRSQKRELGGMNTVRPPSHTRPHSVGQLEFGHLKSRSFSRAVSSRTSPTSSSPSIISPSSSYSSENGSVKMEMPQSEPHYLFESISSSASEQTGTSIGEAAVLTSKVNESSNQSFPEMNVQLRNDYEEDATKMKMNPSSVEASQVQGHLHSEPHCDGETELGHLEPWSFWNRIRAHIVSNSSSPRAISPMSAASPEMPSSRKEELESLKNVKPPSVRVSQPTARSVNDAAAFVASKTRQSTVGSSSEFDTHCTSNDKLKDVGSVNDEEAYHTSKSRAFSIESSSEITMHGNSKLKHASKDLKEDSSYTQKESVNSLVSDVKQRIPAKTLSRGKSVRTFRSRRSYIGRSKRKEGCPKESGDINEVNCDEFDSVSSMKFTNSEGHANPLVNSQKDILDNCGPIPSSAFSESEHEAKQLFVNTDSVESKENSECKGNSENVLTNYHMSSDEEADFNLADDADLGSEVDRKAGEFIAKFREQIRLQKIESFRRTSG, encoded by the coding sequence ATGGCAGCAACTTCAGCTCCATCAGACTATTCCCAGCAAACccttttcaaaattccaaaacaaGCCTCAACAGTTAAGCAGCAGCATTCAAGTAAGTCCTCTTGTTCTAACATTTTCTTGAAATCTCTTATAGTCATGCTTGTTCTTGTTGTTATCCCACTCTTTCCTTCCCAAGCTCCTGACTTTATAACCCAAAGTATAGTAACTCAGTTCTGGGAGCTTTTCCACCTTTTGTTCATTGGCATTGCTGTGTGTTATGGCTTGTTTTGTAAAAGAAGTAGTACCAAGATTTATACTGAAACACATTCAAGATTTGAGAGTTCAGATGTAtatgctgcttctggtatttcaaATGTAGCTTCAATCTTTGATAATGGGCTTGAAAATTTTTGTGGGTCTGATGAGAAAAGAGTGATCCCAAATTGGGATTCTCAGTTCTTGCATTATCAAGGAAGGGGCCAAGAAAGGTTTGAGCTTGTTGAGGGTGAAAAGGTTAGATCTTTTTTAGGTGAAAATGGGGCTCAAAATTTTTGTGGGTCTGATGTCCCAAATTGGGATTCTCAGTTCTTGAATTATGAGTATGGGGGTCAAGAAAGGTCTAATCTTGATGAAGGTGAGAAAAGTAGATCTTTTTCAGATGTTGATGGGGTCGAAAGCACGGGTGGGTTGAATGAGAAGGAAGTATCTCAAGTTTGGAATTCTCAGTACTTTGTTGGTGAATCTATGGTGGTTGTTGCCAATAGAAACTATGGGATTGAAAAGGTTGGCCACATTGACCATAAACCTTTAGGCTTGCCTGTTAGGAGCCTGAGAAACAGACTTGTTAATGCTGGAAACCCGGAATTTATTCATGAAAATACTGTTAATTCAGGGGGTTCTTCTGGTAGTATTGGTTATGAAGTTAGAGGGGAAAAGATAAGAGGTATGGCTCCTATCAATTTGGGGAGGAAGTTTGAGGAAGCTTCTGGACCTCGCCAAATTTCATGGCGATCGAGGTCTCAGAAGAGGGAGTTAGGAGGAATGAATACGGTTAGACCGCCTTCACATACTAGACCTCACTCGGTTGGACAATTGGAGTTTGGGCATCTCAAATCTAGGTCATTCAGTAGAGCAGTATCCTCTCGGACTAGTCCTACTTCGTCTTCACCAAGTATTATCTCGCCTTCATCCTCTTATTCTTCAGAAAATGGAAGTGTCAAAATGGAAATGCCACAGTCTGAGCCACATTATTTATTTGAGAGTATATCCAGCTCAGCTTCAGAACAGACAGGAACATCCATCGGAGAAGCAGCAGTTTTAACTTCAAAGGTCAATGAATCTAGCAATCAGTCATTTCCAGAAATGAATGTGCAGCTGAGAAATGACTATGAAGAGGATGCAACAAAGATGAAAATGAATCCTTCTAGCGTAGAAGCATCTCAGGTTCAAGGTCATCTGCATTCTGAGCCCCACTGTGATGGAGAAACCGAGTTGGGGCATCTAGAGCCATGGTCATTCTGGAATCGGATACGAGCTCATATTGTCTCCAATTCTTCTTCACCTAGAGCAATCTCACCAATGTCCGCTGCCTCTCCCGAAATGCCAAGCTCCAGAAAGGAAGAACTTGAGAGCCTGAAGAATGTCAAGCCTCCGTCCGTCCGAGTTAGTCAACCAACAGCAAGATCAGTGAATGATGCAGCTGCATTCGTTGCTTCAAAGACGCGGCAATCTACTGTTGGTTCTTCTTCAGAGTTTGATACTCATTGTACTTCTAACGATAAATTGAAGGATGTTGGATCTGTGAATGATGAAGAAGCATACCATACCTCAAAGTCTCGAGCATTTAGCATTGAATCTTCTTCAGAAATAACCATGCATGGAAATTCAAAATTGAAGCATGCCAGCAAGGATCTTAAAGAGGATTCTTCATACACACAAAAAGAAAGTGTCAATTCCTTGGTCTCAGATGTGAAACAACGCATACCTGCTAAAACTTTGTCAAGGGGAAAATCAGTCAGAACATTTAGATCCCGCAGAAGTTACATTGGTAGATCAAAAAGAAAGGAAGGTTGTCCAAAAGAAAGTGGAGACATAAATGAGGTAAATTGTGATGAATTTGACTCGGTATCATCCATGAAGTTCACCAACAGCGAAGGGCATGCAAATCCACTAGTCAATTCCCAAAAAGACATTCTTGACAACTGTGGGCCAATTCCAAGCTCAGCATTCTCTGAAAGTGAGCATGAAGCAAAGCAACTTTTTGTGAATACGGACAGTGTGGAATCTAAGGAGAACTCAGAATGCAAAGGGAACTCCGAGAATGTGTTAACCAATTATCATATGAGTTCTGATGAAGAAGCTGACTTTAACCTTGCTGATGATGCGGATCTAGGAAGTGAGGTTGATAGAAAAGCCGGCGAATTCATTGCCAAGTTCAGAGAACAGATTAGGCTTCAGAAAATTGAATCATTTCGACGGACCAGTGGTTAG